Proteins found in one Bremerella volcania genomic segment:
- a CDS encoding tetratricopeptide repeat protein translates to MNISIHIVASLLLFGFIFLTLKLPKTPERYRDHAMLLATAIALLWAIHPLQTQSVTYIVQRYESLMGMCFLLSLFCFVKGFTSKYRAAWYLGSVIACAASAMCKEVAVVIPLVVLWYDRAFLAESWRELFRDRWLVYVGLFASWLILAQVAMVPIENHNKHGTVLVHEVDFTGDQPIRTVVGPREYLYSQAHAIPFYLQLTVLPMGQSLDHGWRATYSLAEAIWPGVIVVAALGLTIWCVFRAPRWSFVGASFFLILAPTSSILPIQDIVFEHRMYLPLASLLTLIVFGIYEGLRRTEPEQPSSSSHLSASQALVVVLAVLVIVYGGVSIARNEVYRDDESMWRDVLAKNPSNPRAYHGIAHAYVMQGDWAKAIPYLEKTIELHPEYPFKGGYANTFLNGAKKSIELGDVDMALKLLDLTIKMNPQDSEAYFLMAKLIQHQNPRQSIALLHLAIDRDPQNEEAQQLLKRLTQ, encoded by the coding sequence GTGAATATCTCCATCCACATCGTGGCTAGTTTACTACTGTTTGGATTTATCTTTCTAACACTGAAATTACCCAAGACACCCGAGCGATATCGCGATCATGCGATGCTGCTGGCAACCGCTATCGCACTCTTATGGGCGATTCATCCGCTGCAAACTCAGTCGGTAACCTATATTGTTCAGCGATACGAATCGCTCATGGGGATGTGCTTTCTGCTTTCACTGTTTTGCTTCGTCAAGGGATTCACTTCCAAGTATCGTGCTGCGTGGTACCTTGGCAGCGTCATCGCTTGTGCTGCCTCCGCGATGTGCAAAGAAGTGGCCGTCGTCATCCCCTTGGTTGTCCTCTGGTACGACCGCGCGTTCTTGGCAGAATCTTGGCGAGAACTGTTTCGTGACCGATGGCTTGTATACGTTGGCCTGTTTGCTTCTTGGCTCATTCTTGCCCAGGTAGCCATGGTTCCTATCGAGAATCACAATAAACATGGCACCGTGCTGGTACATGAAGTCGACTTCACAGGAGACCAGCCGATTCGCACCGTGGTTGGCCCCAGAGAATATCTCTATAGCCAGGCTCACGCGATTCCGTTTTATCTTCAACTGACTGTCTTGCCGATGGGGCAGTCGCTTGACCATGGTTGGCGAGCAACGTATTCACTCGCCGAAGCCATCTGGCCAGGCGTTATTGTGGTAGCCGCTTTAGGCCTTACCATTTGGTGCGTCTTTCGTGCTCCGCGATGGAGTTTCGTGGGCGCGAGCTTCTTTTTGATTCTCGCCCCAACGTCCAGCATTCTTCCGATCCAAGACATCGTCTTCGAGCATCGCATGTACCTTCCGCTGGCATCCTTGCTGACACTGATCGTATTCGGTATCTACGAAGGGCTCCGGCGGACTGAACCAGAGCAACCCTCCAGTTCCTCTCACTTGTCAGCGTCGCAAGCGTTAGTCGTCGTGCTTGCCGTTCTGGTTATTGTTTACGGCGGGGTATCAATCGCCAGGAACGAAGTCTATCGAGATGACGAATCGATGTGGCGCGACGTGCTGGCGAAAAATCCGAGTAATCCTCGCGCCTATCACGGGATTGCCCACGCCTACGTCATGCAGGGAGATTGGGCCAAGGCAATTCCCTACCTTGAGAAGACCATCGAGTTACATCCTGAGTACCCCTTTAAGGGAGGCTATGCCAACACGTTTCTAAACGGAGCCAAGAAGTCGATCGAACTGGGGGACGTAGACATGGCCCTGAAACTTCTTGACTTAACGATCAAGATGAACCCCCAAGACTCAGAGGCATACTTCCTTATGGCCAAGCTGATTCAGCATCAGAATCCGCGACAATCGATCGCTCTCTTGCACTTGGCGATCGATCGTGATCCCCAGAATGAGGAGGCCCAACAACTCCTTAAACGATTGACTCAGTAG
- the ispE gene encoding 4-(cytidine 5'-diphospho)-2-C-methyl-D-erythritol kinase, with protein MLFQRLASKVSVLAPAKINLFLELLGKRPDGFHQLETIMVAVSLFDRLEVTPTKQRDIALDCAWDPGQLAQATRLGDSSRLLGDLPPQDSNLVYRAVKLLQSEENVSHGAQIVLRKRIPSASGFGGASSDAAAALFAASKAWNLNLSIDRLSELAARLGSDIPFFFFAGQLGSGQAIATGRGENIESFAGRRLDLVLIRPAGGISTAEAYRRCQLPDVPDSSCELVASLKSHQRTSMPRQLTNRLTRPARELSTRIDQLARICEQLDVVAHQMSGSGSGYFTICRSRVHARRIAARLQAQNVGMVFPVTTCGLQSLRN; from the coding sequence ATGTTGTTTCAGCGATTGGCTTCCAAGGTATCCGTACTTGCTCCGGCGAAGATCAACCTCTTCCTGGAACTGCTAGGAAAGCGCCCCGATGGCTTCCACCAGTTGGAAACCATCATGGTCGCTGTCTCGCTATTTGATCGCCTGGAAGTCACTCCCACAAAACAGCGTGATATCGCTCTCGATTGTGCGTGGGACCCAGGGCAACTTGCGCAAGCCACGCGATTAGGCGACAGCAGTCGACTACTTGGCGATCTTCCTCCTCAGGATAGCAACTTGGTTTATCGGGCCGTGAAATTGCTTCAGTCGGAAGAAAATGTCTCGCACGGAGCGCAAATCGTGCTCCGAAAGCGAATTCCGTCAGCGTCCGGGTTTGGCGGCGCTTCCAGTGATGCGGCGGCAGCATTATTCGCCGCAAGCAAAGCATGGAATTTAAATCTTTCGATCGATCGCCTGAGCGAGTTGGCTGCGCGATTGGGAAGCGACATACCGTTCTTTTTTTTCGCCGGACAACTAGGAAGCGGTCAGGCGATTGCCACAGGTCGCGGGGAAAACATCGAATCCTTCGCAGGACGGCGGCTCGACTTGGTGTTGATTCGTCCTGCCGGAGGCATTTCGACGGCCGAGGCATATCGACGTTGTCAGTTACCGGATGTCCCTGACTCGTCATGCGAACTCGTTGCCAGCTTGAAGTCACATCAACGTACGTCTATGCCACGACAGCTCACAAATCGCCTGACGCGACCTGCCCGAGAACTTTCGACGCGAATCGACCAACTCGCTAGGATTTGCGAACAATTGGATGTGGTCGCCCACCAGATGTCAGGGAGTGGCTCTGGCTACTTCACCATTTGTCGTAGCCGCGTCCACGCCAGGCGCATTGCCGCCCGGCTACAAGCTCAGAACGTCGGTATGGTTTTTCCAGTAACGACGTGCGGGCTCCAATCGCTGCGAAACTGA
- a CDS encoding SpoVG family protein — MKITEVRIKLMEDSSDRLRGFCSITFDDAFVIRDLKIIEGANGPFVAMPSRKLTGHCPNCGCKNHMRAAYCNQCGMKLKQPQIERGSDQRAKLYADIAHPINSECREQIQTRVIDEYLNEIEEAKHPGYRSKYDDYFSDAGEDYDHDDDDQPSSTSAPPKREPPPQEPSETIERIEKASELKGPHSPPGDKSSPSNSPRPQKFGEGIFDD, encoded by the coding sequence GTGAAAATCACCGAAGTCCGCATCAAGCTGATGGAAGATTCCAGCGATCGGTTGCGTGGATTCTGCTCCATCACATTCGATGATGCCTTCGTGATTCGCGACTTGAAGATCATTGAAGGCGCCAACGGTCCATTCGTCGCCATGCCCAGCCGGAAGTTAACGGGGCACTGCCCAAATTGTGGCTGCAAAAACCACATGCGTGCAGCATACTGCAATCAATGTGGTATGAAACTGAAGCAGCCCCAAATCGAACGAGGGTCGGACCAGAGAGCCAAACTCTATGCGGACATCGCACACCCGATCAATTCCGAGTGTCGTGAGCAGATCCAAACCCGCGTCATCGATGAGTATCTCAACGAAATCGAAGAAGCCAAACACCCTGGTTATCGCTCGAAATACGACGACTACTTCAGCGATGCCGGAGAAGACTACGATCACGATGACGACGATCAACCTTCGTCGACTTCGGCGCCACCCAAGCGAGAGCCACCCCCTCAAGAGCCTTCCGAAACGATCGAGCGCATTGAGAAAGCGTCCGAATTGAAAGGGCCTCACTCCCCCCCCGGCGACAAATCGAGCCCGTCCAACTCGCCCCGCCCCCAAAAATTCGGAGAAGGCATCTTCGACGACTAA
- a CDS encoding class II fumarate hydratase codes for MSQFRTEKDSMGEVQVPANAYYSAQTQRAVENFPISGWTLPPALIHAMGWVKYACAIANRDLGKLTGTGKNPLNDDQVQALLDACVEVREGKLDGEFPIDVFQTGSGTSSNMNVNEVISNRAIEIIGGDRLAATKPIHPNDHVNMGQSTNDTFPTAIHVAAAMQIKSSLIPALEKLHASLKKKAEAWDKIIKIGRTHLMDATPLRLGQEFGGFARQIELSIKRAKIALESVLELPVGGTAVGTGINTHPQFSKKVCAALAEGLDIPFIEAIDHFEANANRDALVQCHSELKTIATTLFNFANNVRWLGSGPRCGFFEVTLPSRQPGSSIMPGKVNPVMSESMMQVTAKVIGNDGCMALSGAAGGNFQLNIMMPVMGHTVLESIHLLANSCDAFVEFCVEGMEANEDKCNAAVEQSLSMCTSLNPLIGYDKAAKMAKDAFASGKTIRELAEEQGEIEPEALKDALDPWKMTYPHE; via the coding sequence ATGTCGCAGTTTCGCACCGAAAAAGACTCGATGGGGGAAGTTCAGGTTCCCGCCAACGCCTATTACAGCGCTCAGACACAAAGAGCCGTCGAGAACTTTCCAATTAGCGGCTGGACCTTACCTCCGGCGCTGATCCATGCGATGGGTTGGGTGAAATATGCGTGTGCGATCGCGAATCGCGATCTCGGTAAGTTGACCGGTACCGGCAAAAACCCACTCAACGACGACCAGGTCCAAGCGCTTCTGGATGCCTGTGTCGAAGTTCGCGAAGGTAAACTCGATGGAGAGTTTCCAATCGACGTCTTCCAAACCGGTAGCGGCACTTCCAGCAACATGAACGTCAACGAAGTGATCAGCAACCGGGCTATCGAAATCATCGGTGGCGATCGCCTCGCCGCGACCAAGCCGATTCACCCAAATGATCACGTCAACATGGGACAGAGTACCAACGATACGTTCCCGACCGCGATCCATGTTGCCGCCGCGATGCAGATCAAGTCGAGCTTGATTCCTGCTCTAGAAAAGCTGCATGCTTCACTGAAGAAGAAAGCGGAAGCCTGGGACAAGATCATCAAGATCGGTCGTACCCACTTGATGGACGCGACACCACTTCGCCTGGGTCAAGAGTTCGGTGGCTTCGCTCGCCAGATCGAACTTTCGATCAAGCGGGCCAAGATCGCCCTGGAGTCGGTGCTCGAACTACCGGTCGGCGGAACAGCCGTGGGCACTGGCATTAATACCCATCCACAGTTCTCGAAAAAAGTTTGTGCCGCACTCGCAGAAGGTTTGGACATTCCGTTCATCGAGGCCATCGATCACTTTGAAGCCAATGCCAACCGCGATGCGTTGGTGCAGTGCCATAGCGAACTGAAGACGATTGCTACGACCTTATTCAACTTCGCTAACAATGTTCGTTGGTTAGGTAGCGGTCCACGTTGTGGTTTCTTTGAAGTGACTCTTCCTTCGAGACAACCCGGCAGCAGCATCATGCCTGGAAAAGTGAACCCCGTGATGAGCGAAAGTATGATGCAGGTCACCGCCAAGGTGATCGGCAATGATGGCTGCATGGCCCTATCAGGTGCCGCAGGCGGAAACTTCCAGCTCAACATCATGATGCCGGTGATGGGGCACACTGTCCTGGAAAGCATCCACTTACTGGCCAACTCATGCGATGCGTTCGTTGAGTTCTGCGTGGAAGGCATGGAAGCGAATGAAGATAAGTGCAACGCAGCCGTCGAACAGAGTCTGTCAATGTGCACCAGCCTGAACCCGCTGATCGGCTACGACAAAGCTGCCAAGATGGCCAAGGATGCATTCGCCAGCGGTAAGACCATCCGTGAACTGGCCGAAGAGCAGGGCGAGATCGAACCGGAAGCCCTGAAGGACGCCCTCGATCCTTGGAAGATGACCTATCCGCACGAGTAA
- a CDS encoding tetratricopeptide repeat protein — protein sequence MRKMLWQSGWTWFVLFACASMGYGQDVKAMITEAAKLSDTAKNQEELTRLVEICDQASGLELAQAQVEYFTKLEAWARNKRGEIYAETSLMTDDPEKIQKLEAAALKDFSLAIKKNPKHWQAIHNRALSYATLGQTEQALADLDLAIKLNPKFETAIYNKAELLYEVSHFAAALKQYQTVLKLNPKDVGAMTGQAHCFYRLESYEAAMMAYNQAVKLAPQNPLVLANRADAYSDLGYFKEAILDYKKALTLEKDLPRAQQGLAWILATCPDDTYRNPELALRFAKAAVTQSDGLDFRYFDTLAAAEAATGQFDVAKQRVGEAIKKAPTSEKPFLQHRLALYEKRQAYREPKR from the coding sequence ATGCGGAAGATGCTTTGGCAATCCGGTTGGACATGGTTTGTTCTGTTCGCTTGTGCTTCAATGGGTTACGGCCAAGACGTTAAGGCGATGATCACCGAAGCGGCGAAGCTCAGCGACACAGCCAAAAATCAGGAAGAACTGACCCGATTGGTCGAGATCTGCGACCAGGCAAGCGGGCTGGAACTCGCTCAGGCACAGGTCGAGTACTTCACCAAACTCGAGGCCTGGGCACGCAACAAACGGGGGGAGATCTATGCAGAAACGTCCCTTATGACGGACGACCCCGAGAAAATTCAAAAATTGGAAGCGGCTGCGCTGAAAGACTTCTCACTGGCGATCAAGAAGAACCCCAAGCATTGGCAAGCGATTCATAACCGAGCATTGTCGTATGCCACACTCGGGCAAACCGAGCAGGCACTGGCCGACTTGGATCTGGCCATTAAGCTAAATCCCAAGTTTGAAACGGCCATCTATAACAAAGCGGAACTCCTGTACGAAGTCAGCCATTTCGCAGCTGCCCTGAAGCAGTATCAAACCGTCCTGAAATTGAATCCCAAAGACGTGGGCGCGATGACCGGTCAGGCTCACTGCTTCTATCGCCTGGAAAGTTACGAAGCCGCCATGATGGCCTACAACCAGGCCGTCAAGCTGGCCCCGCAAAATCCACTCGTCTTGGCTAACCGAGCCGATGCCTACAGTGATCTAGGTTATTTCAAAGAGGCGATCCTCGATTACAAAAAGGCCCTTACCCTGGAAAAAGATCTACCGAGAGCTCAGCAAGGCTTAGCATGGATCTTGGCTACCTGTCCGGATGATACCTACCGCAATCCAGAATTGGCCCTGCGATTCGCCAAGGCAGCCGTCACCCAGTCGGACGGTCTCGACTTTCGCTATTTCGATACGCTTGCCGCCGCGGAGGCTGCCACTGGCCAGTTTGACGTCGCCAAGCAGCGGGTCGGTGAAGCGATCAAAAAGGCACCGACGTCCGAAAAGCCCTTCCTACAGCATCGGCTTGCCCTGTACGAAAAGCGCCAGGCTTACCGCGAACCTAAACGATAG
- a CDS encoding TlpA family protein disulfide reductase: MGHSLYNTTLLVNLTIALFGIAGALFSFVWLVLRWNTPWRTRYLLGLGLSIATVVLVIGLQYAILFWVHLPAVGREQMAKFEAARAERFQESTHVFVGDQVPEFTVETLAGKSFSSRSDGRKVVLLNFFATWCGPCYSELPHLKQIWEAHHDNDNFQMLMIGREETVASIDAFRREHDLHLPIAADPDRAIYGLFASESIPRNVLISADGVVVFHRSGFYEEDLQELEMMIRHELAEAK, from the coding sequence ATGGGGCATTCGCTGTACAACACGACCCTCTTGGTGAATCTCACGATTGCCTTGTTTGGCATCGCAGGCGCACTCTTCTCATTCGTTTGGCTAGTACTTCGCTGGAACACGCCTTGGCGAACTCGTTATCTGCTTGGGCTTGGTCTCTCGATCGCAACTGTCGTGCTGGTGATCGGCCTTCAATATGCCATTCTGTTTTGGGTTCACTTGCCCGCGGTGGGACGAGAACAGATGGCCAAGTTTGAAGCAGCAAGAGCGGAACGGTTCCAAGAATCGACCCACGTCTTTGTCGGCGACCAGGTACCAGAGTTTACTGTGGAAACCCTCGCCGGAAAGTCGTTCTCGTCTCGCAGCGACGGACGAAAGGTAGTTCTGTTGAACTTCTTCGCTACTTGGTGCGGCCCCTGTTATTCGGAGTTACCTCATTTAAAGCAAATCTGGGAGGCGCATCACGACAACGACAACTTCCAGATGCTGATGATTGGTCGCGAAGAAACGGTGGCCAGCATCGATGCGTTTCGCCGGGAACATGACCTTCACCTACCGATCGCCGCAGACCCCGATCGTGCGATTTATGGCCTCTTCGCTAGTGAATCAATTCCGAGGAATGTCTTGATCTCGGCTGACGGCGTCGTTGTATTCCACCGCTCTGGCTTCTACGAAGAAGACCTCCAGGAATTGGAAATGATGATCCGTCACGAACTGGCAGAAGCGAAATAG
- the fusA gene encoding elongation factor G, with protein sequence MDLKKLRNIGISAHIDSGKTTLSERILFYSGRIHKIEEVRGGGDGATMDHMELEKERGITITSAATSVAWNGHPINLIDTPGHVDFTVEVERSLRVLDGAILVLCSVGGVQAQSLTVDRQMKRYKVPRLAFINKMDRTGANPDSVIKQMRDKLGVDAIAYQIPIGKEENFKGVVDLIEMEAIYYDGEKGETVRKETIPADLEEKAKQARHDMLEALSNYSDEIMELLLSEEEVPNDLIYKTTHDAVVGLQITPVFMGTAFKNKGVQTLLDAIVRYLPSPLEVKYSANTFVESDEKIPLACDPKAPFVGMAFKIVEDPYGQLTFMRIYQGTIKKGEPYVNQRTGKTERFARIVRMHSDKREEIDSAGAGDIIAVTGIDCASGDTYAKEREFCSLENIFVPIPVIKISVAPKSRDDSDKLSKALQRFRKEDPTFHVFTDPETNETIIAGMGELHLDVYVERIRREYKVEVVTGPPKVSYRESPTQSVEYNYKHKKQTGGSGQFAHIVGSIEPIPQDAEDAENFIFEDKISQGRIPKEYIPAVQRGFEDCMAKGPLAEFPVVGVKVILNDGSYHDVDSSEMAFKIAAQGCFRENFMKMKPTLLEPVMNVEVEIPEAFQGPVTGDIIVRRGMVNQTDMNGDTTVIRAEIPLAAMFGYATELRSMTQGQGTFSMELGSYKPTPSHIQEEVVAERKKELEMAK encoded by the coding sequence ATGGACCTGAAGAAACTACGAAACATCGGTATTTCGGCTCATATCGACTCCGGTAAGACGACGCTGAGCGAACGCATCCTGTTTTACAGTGGCCGTATCCACAAGATCGAAGAAGTCCGCGGTGGTGGCGATGGCGCGACCATGGACCATATGGAACTGGAAAAGGAACGCGGTATTACCATTACCTCGGCCGCAACCAGCGTGGCTTGGAATGGTCATCCCATCAACTTGATCGATACCCCAGGCCACGTTGACTTTACCGTGGAAGTGGAACGTTCGCTCCGCGTGCTCGACGGTGCCATCCTCGTTCTCTGCTCGGTCGGTGGTGTTCAGGCTCAGTCGCTCACCGTGGACCGTCAGATGAAGCGCTACAAGGTTCCGCGTCTGGCGTTCATCAACAAGATGGACCGCACCGGTGCCAACCCAGATAGCGTCATCAAGCAGATGCGCGACAAGTTGGGCGTCGATGCGATCGCTTACCAGATTCCGATCGGCAAAGAAGAAAACTTTAAGGGCGTTGTTGACCTGATCGAGATGGAAGCCATCTACTACGATGGCGAAAAGGGCGAAACGGTCCGCAAGGAAACCATTCCAGCCGACCTGGAAGAAAAGGCCAAGCAGGCTCGTCACGACATGCTCGAAGCATTGTCCAACTACAGCGACGAGATCATGGAATTGCTCCTGTCCGAAGAAGAAGTCCCCAACGACTTGATCTACAAGACTACCCACGACGCCGTCGTTGGCCTGCAGATCACCCCCGTCTTCATGGGTACCGCTTTTAAGAACAAGGGCGTACAAACGCTGCTGGATGCGATCGTGCGTTACTTGCCATCGCCTCTGGAAGTGAAGTACTCGGCCAATACGTTTGTCGAATCGGACGAAAAGATTCCGCTGGCTTGTGATCCGAAAGCTCCGTTTGTCGGCATGGCTTTCAAGATCGTCGAAGATCCCTATGGTCAGTTGACGTTCATGCGTATCTATCAAGGTACGATCAAGAAGGGCGAGCCATACGTGAATCAGCGTACCGGCAAGACCGAACGTTTTGCTCGTATCGTGCGAATGCACTCCGACAAGCGTGAAGAAATCGATTCCGCTGGTGCCGGTGATATTATCGCCGTCACAGGCATCGACTGCGCTTCCGGTGATACCTACGCCAAGGAACGTGAGTTCTGCTCGCTGGAAAACATCTTCGTGCCGATCCCGGTCATCAAGATCTCGGTCGCACCGAAGAGCCGCGACGACAGCGACAAGTTGAGTAAGGCGTTGCAGCGTTTCCGTAAGGAAGACCCAACCTTCCACGTGTTCACCGATCCCGAGACGAACGAAACGATCATCGCGGGCATGGGTGAGTTGCACCTGGACGTTTACGTTGAGCGTATTCGCCGCGAATACAAGGTGGAAGTCGTCACTGGCCCACCTAAGGTTTCGTACCGCGAAAGCCCAACCCAATCGGTCGAGTACAACTACAAGCACAAGAAGCAAACGGGTGGTTCCGGTCAGTTCGCTCACATTGTGGGTAGTATCGAACCGATTCCGCAGGACGCCGAAGACGCTGAAAACTTCATCTTCGAAGACAAGATCAGCCAGGGTCGTATTCCAAAAGAATACATTCCGGCCGTTCAACGTGGCTTTGAAGACTGCATGGCCAAGGGGCCTTTGGCCGAGTTCCCTGTGGTGGGCGTGAAGGTCATCCTGAACGACGGTTCGTACCACGACGTCGACTCGTCCGAAATGGCGTTCAAGATTGCCGCCCAAGGCTGCTTCCGCGAGAACTTCATGAAGATGAAGCCAACCTTGCTGGAGCCTGTGATGAACGTGGAAGTCGAAATTCCTGAAGCGTTCCAAGGCCCCGTCACCGGCGACATCATCGTCCGCCGCGGGATGGTCAACCAGACCGACATGAACGGTGACACGACGGTCATCCGAGCCGAAATTCCTTTGGCTGCCATGTTCGGCTACGCCACGGAACTTCGTAGCATGACCCAAGGTCAAGGTACGTTCAGCATGGAACTAGGCAGCTACAAGCCAACTCCTTCCCACATTCAGGAAGAAGTGGTTGCTGAACGCAAGAAAGAATTGGAAATGGCGAAGTAA
- a CDS encoding LLM class flavin-dependent oxidoreductase — MKFFAFHLMPWDRLPDDFAEKYDTAWTWLPNEMFDPEHGGELYNNYLDQLVLADQLGFDGVCVNEHHQNAYGTMPSPNLMASILARQTKNCRIAVVGNAIPFYDPPTRCAEEFSMIDCISGGRLIAGLVVGGGPEYYSFSKNPTFAREMYREAFDLILRAWTEPGPFEHYGKHWKLKYVNPWPRPIQQPHPPIWIPGAGSRETIQFVAQRRFAYMGIPYFHMDFFQRNFDVFRDECEKCDYTTDPEQLGWLLPIYCAETDEQAWAEYEPHLWYFVKKLLKGLVVFPPGYTSARSIAGIQKGLLQFMSTCETREDIEAGGYAIVGSPDTVRQKLSERIKKLGVGNLLGLFQLGTLPHDMTCKNMKLFAEKVMPGLREELSVTLTS, encoded by the coding sequence ATGAAATTCTTCGCCTTCCATTTGATGCCCTGGGACCGACTACCCGACGACTTCGCTGAGAAGTACGACACTGCCTGGACTTGGCTCCCCAACGAGATGTTCGACCCAGAGCATGGCGGCGAACTTTACAACAACTACCTTGACCAACTGGTGCTCGCCGATCAGTTAGGCTTTGACGGGGTTTGCGTCAACGAGCATCATCAGAACGCCTACGGCACGATGCCCAGCCCGAATCTGATGGCATCGATTCTCGCGCGTCAGACGAAGAATTGCCGTATCGCTGTCGTTGGGAACGCGATTCCGTTCTACGATCCACCAACTCGCTGCGCCGAAGAGTTCTCGATGATCGACTGCATCAGCGGTGGTCGACTGATTGCTGGGCTGGTCGTCGGTGGCGGCCCTGAATACTACAGTTTTTCGAAGAACCCCACGTTTGCCCGCGAGATGTACCGCGAAGCATTCGACCTCATCCTGCGAGCGTGGACCGAGCCTGGTCCGTTCGAGCACTACGGCAAGCATTGGAAACTAAAATACGTGAACCCATGGCCGCGACCAATCCAGCAGCCCCATCCACCGATCTGGATCCCCGGGGCGGGCAGCCGCGAAACGATTCAATTCGTCGCCCAACGGCGCTTCGCCTACATGGGCATCCCATACTTTCACATGGATTTCTTCCAACGCAACTTCGACGTGTTCCGCGACGAATGTGAGAAGTGCGATTACACGACCGATCCGGAACAACTCGGCTGGCTGCTGCCGATCTACTGTGCGGAGACGGACGAACAGGCCTGGGCTGAGTACGAACCGCATCTCTGGTACTTCGTAAAGAAGCTGCTCAAAGGACTTGTCGTCTTCCCACCAGGCTACACGTCGGCCCGTTCGATCGCTGGCATCCAAAAGGGCTTGCTGCAGTTCATGAGTACCTGCGAAACCCGCGAAGACATCGAAGCAGGCGGGTACGCCATCGTCGGCAGCCCCGACACGGTTCGTCAAAAGCTATCCGAACGCATCAAGAAGCTGGGCGTCGGCAATCTGCTCGGTTTGTTTCAACTGGGCACGCTGCCACATGACATGACCTGCAAGAACATGAAGCTTTTCGCCGAAAAGGTCATGCCCGGCCTCCGCGAAGAACTAAGCGTCACCCTAACCAGCTAG
- a CDS encoding alpha/beta fold hydrolase: protein MKTENKTLNIAGKKTQLTILGEGPPLLYLHSAGGETEPIAFHHKLAEKYTVYLPAHPGFALSEGLDQIEDIHDLAWHYVDLLGELNLENVPVVSYSLGAWTAAEVKLMRPNLIGPMVMIAAAGLHVDGSPMEELFIDSFDKLRELLFFDPKGQEAVDYFPADTNDPRILMWLRAREATARVGWNPYLHDPKLAGHLHRLNSPVQVIWGRHDKLIPLAHGEYYAKHLPNAKLTVLEECGHMVPYEKTEETATIALDFLGSV, encoded by the coding sequence ATGAAAACCGAAAATAAGACGCTCAACATCGCCGGCAAGAAGACGCAGCTTACCATCCTGGGGGAAGGCCCACCGCTGCTTTACTTGCACTCGGCCGGGGGCGAGACCGAACCGATCGCGTTTCACCACAAGCTGGCCGAGAAGTACACCGTCTACCTTCCGGCACACCCAGGCTTTGCCCTCAGCGAAGGCCTGGATCAGATCGAAGACATCCACGACCTGGCTTGGCACTACGTCGATCTGCTGGGTGAGTTGAACCTGGAGAACGTTCCGGTCGTCAGTTACTCGCTGGGGGCCTGGACAGCGGCCGAAGTGAAACTAATGCGTCCCAACTTGATCGGGCCGATGGTGATGATCGCCGCCGCTGGTTTGCATGTGGATGGGTCCCCGATGGAAGAACTATTCATTGACAGCTTTGACAAGCTCCGCGAGCTGCTTTTCTTCGATCCGAAAGGCCAGGAAGCGGTAGATTACTTTCCAGCCGACACCAACGACCCACGCATTCTCATGTGGCTGAGGGCCCGCGAGGCAACCGCCCGCGTCGGCTGGAACCCTTACCTGCACGATCCGAAACTGGCTGGGCACCTGCACCGCTTGAACAGCCCTGTACAAGTAATCTGGGGCCGCCACGACAAGCTAATCCCGCTGGCCCACGGCGAGTACTACGCAAAGCATCTGCCCAACGCCAAGCTAACCGTCCTGGAAGAATGCGGGCACATGGTTCCCTACGAGAAGACCGAGGAAACCGCGACGATCGCGTTGGATTTCTTGGGTTCGGTCTAG
- a CDS encoding DUF4198 domain-containing protein, producing the protein MIKNDFIIPAVFGLILVAIYLASLDWISPPSVTVKYYGKPVANTSVMFMNTSQQDALTDANGRVYLSNRGDHNASIHVSLPDGTGTFLRFPRYGNWTVDFQGPKTITRSEVSYFGIFTSTEEGTTYSYTDEQADAIDTKQMTIEDAQKLIDQEIEKRLDSEN; encoded by the coding sequence ATGATTAAGAACGACTTTATCATTCCGGCAGTCTTCGGGTTGATTCTTGTCGCGATCTATCTTGCGTCTCTTGATTGGATTTCTCCACCATCGGTGACGGTCAAATACTATGGTAAGCCTGTTGCTAATACGTCCGTCATGTTCATGAATACTTCTCAACAAGATGCCCTGACGGACGCAAACGGCAGAGTCTATTTGTCGAATAGAGGAGATCACAACGCAAGCATTCACGTTTCACTTCCTGATGGCACAGGTACATTCCTTCGCTTCCCAAGGTATGGAAACTGGACGGTCGACTTTCAGGGACCAAAAACGATAACACGAAGTGAGGTCTCTTACTTCGGGATCTTTACGTCGACCGAAGAAGGCACGACGTATTCATACACTGACGAACAGGCTGATGCCATTGATACGAAGCAAATGACGATCGAAGATGCACAAAAGCTGATCGATCAAGAGATTGAAAAGCGTCTTGATTCCGAGAACTAA